One segment of Fimbriimonadales bacterium DNA contains the following:
- a CDS encoding NAD(P)-dependent oxidoreductase — MNIGFVGLGVMGSRMAGHLLAKGHSLIVYNRTAEKTLPLKEKGAHVAKSLEELAANCDLIFVCVSRTEDVREVIEGMYLHAKEGTLFVDHSTIEPSAAKDIHRRLSEKGLRFMDCPLTGGEKGAIEGTLTIFCGGDESDFLFAKPYMESYGKLIRLVGPVGSGQLMKMANQIAVSLTVLSMAECLVFCEKSGVDLEDAIELIGSGAGGSWSLSNYGPKVVAKDFSPGFSVSLQQKDLVYALRTAREIGVSLLGTALVHQLFAALENAGRGEDATPALYDVVKDLSGG, encoded by the coding sequence ATGAATATAGGTTTCGTAGGTCTCGGAGTGATGGGCTCGCGTATGGCGGGACATCTGCTCGCTAAAGGTCATTCGTTGATTGTTTATAATCGCACGGCTGAAAAAACTCTTCCTTTGAAAGAAAAGGGGGCGCATGTCGCGAAATCTTTAGAGGAACTTGCTGCGAATTGCGACCTCATTTTCGTTTGCGTGTCTCGTACCGAAGATGTTCGAGAAGTTATAGAGGGCATGTATCTGCACGCCAAAGAAGGAACGTTATTCGTCGACCATTCGACGATCGAGCCTTCTGCTGCAAAAGATATTCATCGTCGTTTATCCGAAAAAGGTCTGCGCTTTATGGATTGTCCGTTGACTGGAGGGGAAAAAGGAGCAATAGAAGGGACGCTTACGATTTTTTGCGGGGGGGATGAATCGGACTTCCTTTTCGCAAAACCGTACATGGAATCGTACGGCAAACTCATTCGACTCGTGGGACCAGTAGGTTCAGGACAACTCATGAAAATGGCGAATCAAATCGCTGTATCTTTGACTGTCCTTTCTATGGCGGAATGTTTAGTGTTTTGTGAAAAAAGCGGCGTCGATTTGGAAGACGCAATTGAACTGATCGGCAGTGGTGCAGGAGGGAGTTGGTCGTTATCGAACTACGGACCGAAGGTCGTAGCAAAAGATTTCTCGCCCGGTTTTTCCGTAAGTCTGCAACAAAAGGACCTTGTTTATGCGCTTCGAACCGCGCGAGAGATAGGAGTCTCCTTGTTAGGAACTGCTCTCGTTCATCAATTATTTGCAGCGTTAGAAAATGCGGGCAGGGGGGAAGATGCAACCCCCGCACTCTACGACGTAGTGAAAGATTTATCCGGTGGATAG
- a CDS encoding Rid family detoxifying hydrolase: MGERHIINTSRAPAAIGPYSHAVEATGRFFFISGQIGLRPDGKLAGPTIEEQTRQVINNIRGILDAAGMTPANLVKTTIYLTNLEHFSVVNDIYAEMVGAEPPARSTVQVVRLPKDALIEIEAIAVAGV; encoded by the coding sequence ATGGGCGAACGCCATATCATCAACACGAGCCGTGCGCCCGCCGCAATCGGACCTTACAGCCACGCCGTAGAGGCAACGGGTAGATTCTTTTTCATAAGCGGTCAAATAGGGTTGCGACCCGATGGAAAACTGGCTGGTCCAACTATCGAAGAGCAAACCAGACAAGTAATCAACAATATTCGCGGGATATTAGACGCTGCGGGGATGACACCCGCGAACCTTGTGAAAACGACCATCTATCTCACGAACCTCGAGCACTTTTCCGTTGTAAACGATATATACGCTGAGATGGTTGGTGCAGAACCTCCCGCCCGCTCTACGGTACAAGTCGTGCGGCTACCGAAAGACGCGCTAATTGAAATCGAAGCGATTGCGGTTGCAGGCGTTTGA
- a CDS encoding MarR family transcriptional regulator, whose translation MKNNNALQEAQSAFILEWGRMSSSWGINRTMSQIHALLFVTGDALSMDEICERLSISRGNASMSLRGLMDWGVVRRFRRPGDRHDLYVSDLNSIEMVARVLRERKRRELDPTVDVIRTCLEMLPEKEANEKSALFRERLQGLLDVLELVDMAFRFALITDKRFRQIVEARQEIKNILEAIEPRLEKES comes from the coding sequence TTGAAAAATAATAATGCTCTTCAAGAAGCGCAAAGCGCGTTCATCCTCGAATGGGGAAGGATGAGCAGCAGTTGGGGCATAAACCGCACGATGTCCCAGATTCATGCTCTTTTGTTCGTTACGGGGGATGCTTTGAGCATGGATGAAATCTGCGAACGGCTTTCCATAAGTAGGGGGAATGCCTCGATGAGCCTTAGAGGTTTGATGGATTGGGGAGTCGTTCGGCGATTTAGAAGACCCGGAGATCGCCATGACCTCTATGTAAGCGATCTGAATAGTATCGAGATGGTCGCACGGGTGCTTCGGGAAAGGAAAAGGCGAGAACTCGACCCGACTGTGGACGTGATTCGCACGTGCTTAGAAATGCTTCCTGAAAAAGAAGCAAATGAGAAGTCTGCACTTTTTCGGGAACGCCTGCAGGGGCTTTTGGACGTTTTAGAGTTGGTAGATATGGCTTTTCGTTTCGCATTGATTACGGACAAGAGGTTCCGACAAATCGTAGAGGCTCGCCAGGAAATTAAAAATATCTTAGAGGCTATCGAACCTCGATTAGAGAAAGAATCGTAA